In Silene latifolia isolate original U9 population chromosome 3, ASM4854445v1, whole genome shotgun sequence, a single window of DNA contains:
- the LOC141645958 gene encoding ribosome-inactivating protein saporin-4-like gives MKDRLIVTITWTILLSWALIANAIPLDLANPTEAKYSTFLTAIRNDVKDPKLNYGGTGIPVIGAPTATFLRIDLTVATGTVSLGLKRSDLYGVAYLAKNDRNVFRAYYFDGQITSAQLDKLFPEAKGTANQQKITEYDESYAALEKAAKMTRQQAGLGIAKLVTYLGAVNGKARNVQAEAKLIMVGVQMVSEAARSGYIQQAVLDNFPSGFRPDDNVIILERNWRRISEAIKASNKGVFTPPIVLGTPDLTTTWTVSNAAELNMGLLKYLGNALLESSSEEYYAEF, from the coding sequence ATGAAGGATCGGCTAATCGTCACAATAACATGGACCATCCTGCTGTCATGGGCTTTGATAGCGAATGCAATCCCATTGGATCTCGCTAATCCAACCGAAGCTAAATACTCAACTTTTCTCACCGCTATTCGAAACGATGTGAAGGATCCAAAGCTCAACTACGGTGGTACTGGTATACCCGTAATAGGTGCACCCACTGCCACATTTCTTAGGATCGATCTTACAGTTGCGACAGGAACAGTCTCACTTGGTCTAAAACGTAGCGACTTGTACGGGGTCGCATATCTTGCTAAGAACGATAGAAATGTATTTCGGGCATATTACTTTGATGGCCAAATTACTTCGGCTCAATTAGACAAACTATTCCCAGAGGCGAAGGGTACCGCAAATCAGCAAAAGATAACCGAGTATGACGAAAGTTATGCAGCACTAGAAAAGGCGGCTAAAATGACTAGACAACAAGCTGGGTTAGGGATTGCCAAACTTGTTACTTACCTTGGAGCGGTTAACGGGAAGGCGCGTAACGTACAAGCTGAAGCTAAGTTAATAATGGTTGGCGTTCAAATGGTGTCTGAGGCGGCGCGATCTGGGTACATCCAACAGGCGGTTCTTGATAATTTTCCAAGTGGGTTTCGCCCTGATGATAATGTTATTATATTGGAGAGGAATTGGAGAAGGATTTCAGAAGCGATAAAAGCTTCTAATAAGGGAGTGTTTACGCCACCCATTGTCTTAGGGACTCCGGATTTAACCACCACTTGGACTGTGAGCAATGCCGCGGAGCTCAACATGGGACTCCTCAAGTATCTCGGAAATGCTCTATTAGAGTCGTCTTCTGAGGAATATTATGCTGAATTTTGA